One Mycobacteriales bacterium genomic window, GACCGGACTGAGTACGACGAGGAGGTGACGATATGACGCAGACGAACGAGAGCATGCCGACCGCCAAGTCGGCGCGTTCGGGTCGGGGCAAGGGTGGCAAGCCCGGCTATCCCGAGCGGATCTCGACGTACAACCGTCAGGTCGTCTCCGAGCTGCGCAAGGTGCTGTGGCCGACCCGCAACGAGCTCGTGACCTACACCGTCGTGTCCGTGACGTTCGTCGTGGCGATGGTGGCGTTCGTCGGTGCGCTCGACTACGGGTTCACCAAGGCCGTGTTCTCGCTGTTCGGATAGTCCTTCCCCCCTCCGCCCTCACCATCAAGGAAGCCTCCTCACCGTGACCGAGTACGCGCCCGAGTCCGACAACACCGAACCCGTCGGCGACCCCGCCGAAGAGGCGTTCGATGCTGCCGAGACCGCGGCCGAAGGCTCGTCGTACGGCGAGGCGGTCATCGACGAGACCGCGGCCGACTCACCCGCCCCGTCGATCGATCTGACCGTCGCCGAGACGGTTGGTGAGAACGGCGAGGAGCTCGACGAGGTCGAGGCGTTCCGCGCCAAGCTGATCTCGCTTCCGGGCGACTGGTACGTCGTTCACACCTACGCCGGCTACGAGAACCGCGTGAAGACCAACCTCGAGTCGCGGATCGCCTCCTTGAACATGGAGGACTACATCTTCGACATCCAGGTCCCGACGCAGCCCGAGACGATCATCAAGGCGGGCAAGCGGCAGACGGTCGAGTCGAAGGTGTTCCCGGGATACGTCCTGGTCCGGATGGACCTCACCGACGAGTCCTGGTCGGTGGTGAAGAACACGCCGAGCGTCACCGGCTTCGTCGGGACGAGCCACCCGACCCCGCTGTCGATGGCCGACGTGGTGAAGTTCCTGGCGCCCAAGCCGGTGGAGGCCAAGCGCGCCGAGCCGGTGCGCGTCGTGGACTTCTCGGTCGGGGAGTCGGTCACCGTCATGGACGGCCCGTTCGCCACCCTGCCCGCCACGATCAACGAGATCAACGCCGAGGCCCAGCGACTGAAGGTCCTCGTTTCCATCTTCGGCCGGGAGACGCCGGTCGAGTTGTCGTTCAGCCAGGTCAGCAAGATCTGACCAGCCTTTAGTTGAGGAAGCTCTCATGCCTGCCAAGAAGAAGATCGCCGGTCTGATCAAGCTGCAGATCCAGGCCGGTGCCGCGACCCCTGCGCCGCCCGTCGGCCCCGCGCTGGGCCAGCACGGCGTCAACATCATGGACTTCTGCAAGCAGTACAACGCGGAAACCGAGTCGCAGCGCGGCAACGTGATCCCGGTCGAGATCACCGTGTACGAAGACCGCACCTTCTCCTTCATCACCAAGACCCCGCCCGCGGCGCGCATGATCCTCAAGGCTGCCGGGGTCGAGAAGGGCTCCGGGGAGCCGCACAAGACCAAGGTCGCATCGATCACCCGCGACCAGGTTCGCGAGATCGCGCAGACCAAGATGGCCGACCTCAACGCAAACGACCTCGACGCCGCCGAGCTGATCATCGCCGGCACGGCACGCTCGATGGGCATCACCGTCAGCGACTAGCGCCACCCGCATCACAGACACACCTACGCCGTGGGAGGGGCCGCCCGGCTCCGCTCGCACCACTGAGGAGAGACAGAGAAATGGCACGTAGCAAGGCGTACGAAGCAGCAGCCAAGCTGATCGACCGCGACCGGTTGTACTCGCCGAGCGAGGCGGTCGCCCTGGCCAAGCAGACCTCGACCACGAAGCGGTTCGACGCGACCGTGGAGGTCGCGATGTGCCTGGGCGTCGATCCCCGCAAGGCCGACCAGATGGTGCGCAGCACCGTCTCCCTGCCGCACGGCACCGGCAAGACCGCGCGCGTCGCGGTCTTCGCGACCGGTGAGAAGGCGGAGGAGGCCCGTGCGGCCGGCGCGGACGTGGTCGGGGGCGACGAGCTCATCGCCGAGCTCGAGGGTGGCCGGCTGGACTTCGACGCCGCCGTCGCCACCCCGGACCTGATGGGCAAGGTCGGCCGGCTCGGCCGTGTGCTCGGTCCGCGCGGCCTGATGCCCAACCCGAAGACCGGCACGGTCACGATGGACGTCGGCAAGGCCGTCGAGGACATCAAGGGCGGCAAGATCGAGTTCCGCGTCGACCGTCAGGCGAACCTGCACTTCGTGATCGGCAAGACCTCCTTCACCGACTCGCAGCTCGTCGACAACTACGTCGCGGCGCTCGACGAGGTGCTGCGAGCCAAGCCGTCGACCGCCAAGGGCCGTTACATCAAGAAGGTGTCGGTCTCCACGACCATGGGTCCTGGGATCCAGGTCGACCCGACCAAGACCCGCGGCGACGAGGGCTCCGACGCGTCCGCGCCCGCCGCGCCCGCCGCTCCTGCCGCCGAAGCCGAGGAGACCTCCGCGGAGTAGCCCTGGCGCTGGGGCTTTGGCATTTGCGTCGAAGCCCCAGTAGCCTGACTGCTACCGAAGACCGCCGGATGTCGCTGGCAGCAGCGACCGAAGGTTCCGCGCAAGCGGGCATCCAGCGCAGGTGAGTGGTACGTCGCCGGGTTTCGACCCGCTGCGCCCCGCGCCCTGCGCCGGGGCGTTTTTGTTTGCCGACGTACGACGAAAGAGGACCCTGAATGGCCCGGCCGGACAAGGCCTCAGCGGTCGCCGAGCTCACCACGGCGTTCCGCGACTCCAGCGCGGCGGTGCTCACCGAGTACCGCGGCCTGACGGTCGCGGAGCTCAAGGAGCTGCGGCGTTCGCTGCAAGGCAACGCGACGTACGTCGTCGTCAAGAACACGCTGTCGAAGATCGCCGCTCGTGAGGCGGGCGTCGAGTCGCTCGACGACCTCATGACCGGCCCGTCGGCGATCGCCTTCGTCAACGGCGACCCGGTCACCGTTGCGAAGAGCCTGCGTGACTTCGGGCGGGAGCACCCGCTGCTGGTCGTCAAGGGTGGCGTGCTCGACGGCTCCCCGCTGACCGCCGAGGAGATCCGCAAGCTCGCCGACCTGGAGTCGCGCGAGGTGCTGCTGGCCAAGCTGGCCGGCGGCCTGAACACCCCCGCGTCGCAGCTGGCCAGCGTGCTCATGGCACCGGTTCGCCAGCTCGCGCAGGTCCTCGGCGCGCTCGCCGCCAAGGCCGCGGAGGACCCGAACTGGGCCGGCGGCGACGGTGCGAGCGCCACCGAGCCGACGCCTGAGCCGACGCCGGAGGCGTCCGCAGCGGCGCCGGCCGAGGACACGGTGGCTCAGGACACCACGGCTCAGGACACCACGGCTCAGGACACCACGGCTGACGAGACCCCTGCCGAGGCTGAGACCCCCGCCGAGGCACCCGCGACCGAAGCGGTCGCGACCGAACAGACCACCGACGGCGTCGCTGACGCGTCGTCCGCAGCAGACACCGAATAAGGAGAAACATCATGGCGACTCTGACCAACGACGAGATCATCGAGGCCCTCAAGGAGAAGAGCCTCATCGAGATCTCCGACCTCGTGAAGCAGTTCGAGGAGACCTTCGGGGTCTCCGCCGCGGCCCCGGTCGCGGTTGCGGCTGCCCCGGCAGCCGGCGGCGCGGCCGCGGGCGGCGAGGCGGCAGGCGGCGGCGACCAGGACGAGTTCGACGTCATCCTCGACGCGGCCGGCGACAAGAAGATCCAGGTCATCAAGGTCGTGCGCGAGCTGACCAGCCTGGGCCTCAAGGAGGCCAAGGACCTCGTCGACGGCGCGCCGAAGACCGTCCTGGAGAAGGCCAACAAGGAGTCGGCGGACAAGGCGAAGGCGGCCCTCGAAGAGGCCGGCGCCAGCGTCACCGTCAAGTAGTCCTCGCACCATCGCGCTGGGGGCAGGCCCGAAAGGGTCTGCCCCCAGCGCTTTTCGCGCTCTGACTTGCGTTTTTGCCTGAAGTGGGTCGCGGCTCGCGACCGGCGGGGCAGGTAGCAAACCGCCCTGTCCGGGCGGTAATGTCTCGCGTTGTGACCCGCCTCACACGCCTCGCTCGGCGGGCGTCGAAGTCGGTCCCTATCGCCGGTCGCTCAGGAGGGCAGGGTCCGCGTGGGCGTTGAGGTCAAGGTCGAAGGCCTGACGAAGTCGTTCGGCCGGCAGGTGATCTGGGAAGACGTCTCCCTGACGCTGCCCAAGGGCGAGATCTCGGTTCTGCTCGGCCCTTCCGGCACCGGCAAGTCGGTGTTTCTCAAGCACCTGATCGGGCTGCTGCGTCCCGATCGCGGCCACGTCTACATCGAGGGCAACGACGTACCGAACGTCACCGAACGCAAGCTGTACGAAGTCCGCAAGATGTTCGGCGTGCTGTTCCAGGACGGCGCACTGTTCGGTTCGATGTCGATCTACGACAACGTCGCGTTCCCGCTTCGTGAGCACACGAAGAAGAACGAAACCGAGATCCGCGGCATCGTCATGGAGAAGCTCGAGCTGACCGGCCTGATCGGCGCCGAGCAGAAGCTGCCCGGTGAGATCTCCGGCGGCATGCGCAAGCGGGCCGGCCTGGCTCGCGCGCTCGTCCTCGACCCCGAGATCCTGCTCTTCGACGAGCCGGACTCCGGTCTGGACCCGGTCCGCACCGCCTACCTCAACCAGCTGATCGTCGACCTCAACCAGCAGATCTCTGCGACGATGCTGATCGTCACCCACGACATCAACACCGCCCGCACGGTGCCGGACAACATCGGCCTGCTCTACCGCCGCCACCTCGCGATGTTCGGTCCGCGCGAGATGCTGTTGTCCAGCCAGGAGCCGGTCGTTCGCCAGTTCCTCAACGCGCAGCGGCAGGGCCCGATCGGCATGGCGGAGGAGAAGGACGCCGCCGAGCTCGAGCAGGAACGCTCCGAAGGCGCCGAGCTGCCCCCGCTGCCCCCGATCCCGCCGCAGATCATGCCGACCGACGGCCGGGCCCGGCCCACTCAGCGCCCCGCCGGCCAGTGGCTGCGTGAGCACGGCGTCACGCCCCCGCCCGGGTCCTTCGCCGGGCTGCCCGGACGCACCCCACCGGTGTCGACCGCACCGCCCGCCACCACCGAGGCGGAAGGGGTACGTGTGCTGCGGGCCGCGCCGACCGCCCGTCGCCGCACCACCACCGACAGCGCTCCCGCGAAGAAGACTGCAGCGAAGACGACGGCGAAGAAGACCGCCAAGAAGACCACCAGCGGTGAGCCGGCGAAGAAGGCCACGGTCCGGCGGACGGCCGGAGGATCCACGGGGGCAACGCGGAGACGCTCCTCGTGAGTTCCGTCGGTGTCGCGGCGCCCTTCCGGGCGAGCGGCAGCTTTTTCGCGATGTGCCTGGACACCTGGGTGGCGTTCTGGCGCTCGGTGCGGCACCTGCGCTTCCAATGGCGCGAGATGCTCGAGCAGGCGTGGTTCATCGCGAGCGTCACGATCCTGCCGACCGCGCTGGTCTCGATCCCGTTCGGCGCCGTCATCGCGCTGCAGATCGGCAACCTCGCCCGCCAGGTCGGCGCGCAATCCTTCACCGGCTCGGCGTCGGTGCTGGCGATCCTGCGCGAGGCGGCGCCGATCGTGTGCGCGCTGCTGATCTCCGGCGCCGGCGGTTCGGCGATCTGTGCCGATCTGGGCAGCCGCAAGATCCGTGACGAGATCGACGCCATGGAGGTGCTCGGCATCTCCCCGCTGGAGCGCCTCGTGGTTCCGCGGGTCGCGGCGAGTGCGATCGTCGCGGTGCTGCTGAACGGCCTGGTCTCGGTCGTCGGCGTGATCGGCGGCTACATCTTCAACGTGATGCTCCAGCACGGCACGCCGGGCGCCTACATCCAGTCGTTCACCGCGCTCGCGCAGCTGCCCGACCTCTACGTCGGGGAGTTCAAGGCGCTGCTGTTCGGGATCATGGCCGCGCTGGTGGCCTCCTACAAGGGCTTGAACCCCAAGGGTGGCCCGAAGGGCGTCGGAGACGCCGTCAACCAGTCCGTGATCATCGCCTTCATGCTGCTGTTCGTGATCAACTTCGTGATCACGCAGGTCTACTTCACCGTCGTCCCGCCGAAGATCAGCTGATGGCCGGCACCGTCTCGCTGCCGCGTCCGCTGCGGACCGTCACCCGGGTTGTCGGGGCGCCGTACCGCGCCACGATGAGCGGGCTCGAGGACGCCGGCGAGCAGCTGTCCTTCTACCTGCGCTCGCTCGGCTGGGTCTGGCGCACGCTGGTGTCCTACAAGCGTGAGGTCGTCCGGCTGATCGCCGAGGTGAGCCTCGGCTCGGGGGCCCTCGCGTTGATCGGCGGCAGCGTCGGAGTCGTCGCGTTCCTCACCTTCTTCACCGGGACCGAGGTCGGGCTCGAGGGCTACCAGGGCCTCCAGCAGATCGGGATCTCTGCGTTCGCCGGCTTCGTGTCGGCGTACTTCAACACCCGGGAGATCACCCCGATCGTCGCCGGCCTGGCGCTCACCGCAACGGTCGGCGCGGGCTTCACCGCACAGCTCGGTGCCATGCGGATCAGCGAGGAGATCGACGCCCTCGAGGTGATGGGCATCCCGTCGATTCCCTACCTCGTCACCACTCGGCTCATCGCCGGCCTCGTGGCTGTCATCCCGCTCTACGTCGTTGGTCTGGTCGCGTCGTACTTCTCGACGCGACTGATCGTGACCCTGTACTTCCACCAGTCGGGTGGCACCTACGACCATTACTTCCACACGTTCCTGGTGCCGACCGACGTCTTCTACTCGTTCCTGAAGATCATCATCTTCGCGATCGTCGTGATGCTGATCCACTGCTACTACGGCTACTACGCCAGTGGCGGCCCGGCGGGCGTGGGCGTCGCGGTGGGGCGCGCGGTGCGTACCTCGATCGTGGCGATCAACGTGATCGACCTGTTCTTGAGCCTCGCGCTGTGGGGTGCCAACACCACGGTCAGGATCGCGGGGTAGCGCATGTCCCGCAGCGAGGCCCGACTGCGCGTGAAGCGCCGCCTGCAAGGCGTTGCGTTCCTCGCGGTGATCGCTGCGCTGCTGAGCCTGACGGTCCTGATCTACAACAAGGACCTGCCGGGGCAGGGCAGCGACACCGTCACGCTGGACGCGTCGCGGATCGGCAACCAGCTGATCATCCCGGCTGACGTGAAGTACGAGGGCGTGCTGGTGGGGCGCGTCAGCTCCGTGCACAGCGACGGTGAGAACGCCACGCTCACCCTGCAGCTGTCGAAGTCCCTCATTCACAGCATCCCGAGCAACGTGCTGGCCCGGATCCTGCCCAAGACGCTGTTCGGCGAGAAGTACGTCGACCTGATCCGGCCGAGCTCGCCGGTCGGCTCCCTCCAGCCTGGGGCGACCATCCAGGAGGACCGATCCGCGGTCGCGATCGAGCTCCAGGACGTGTTCAGCAAGCTGGTGCCCGTGCTGCGGGCGGCGAACCCGGCCGCGTTGTCGGTGGCGCTGTCCAACACCGCCGAGGCGCTGGCGGGGCGTGGCGAGACGCTGGGCAAGAGCCTCACGCTGATCGACCGCTACTTCAGCCAGCTCAACCAGGACATGCCGAACATCCAGCACGACATCTCGGGCCTCGCCGACCTCGCGAGCAACTACGCCGACGCGGCTCCCGACCTGCTCGGGATCCTCAAACACTTCTCGGTGACCGCGCGGACCTTCACCGTGAAGGCGGACCCCTACGCGCAGTTCCTCGCCGGCACGACCGGCTTCGCCGACACCGGGGCGGGCTTCTTCAAGACCAACGGCAAAGGCCTGCGAGACCTCGCGAAATACAGCGAAGGCCCGCTCAACGTGCTGTCGGACTACTCGATCGTCCTCGAATGCCTGCCCAACGGCCTGTCGATCTTCGATCGGGAGCGGCTCGAGCACGCCTTCGGTGGCGGCGAGCTCCACATCGACCTGATCCCCGTGAACAGTAGAGGCGAGTACACCCAGAAAGACCACCCCTCGCTCAAGGAGTTCACCCGGGCGGTGCTGCCCGCGAACTGCTACGGACTGCCGTACGGCAACCACGCGCTGCACCCGGAGAACTCGAAATATCCATTCGCGCCAGGCGGCAACTACGCGCAGGGCGGCTACGCCGGCTCAGGTGCGGCGACGCCGGATGCGACCGCGTCGGTGTTCTCCGGCTCGACCGCCGGCGTCGGCTCGGCCGCCGAGCAAGCCGAGATCGCGACCTTGCTGGCGGAGGTCACCGGCCAGCGGCCGACCTCGGACGGCCTCGCCGACCTGCTGCTCGGACCGATGTTGCGCGGCATGGCGGTGGTGCCGTAATGCGCGGCAACACCCTCGGCGCGGCGATCAAGTTGATCATCTTCGCGCTCGTCACCATCCTCGCGACGGCGCTGCTCGGCGTGGTCATCAGCAACCGGACCTTCGGATCGACCAAGACGTACAAGGCCGACTTCACCGACGCCACCGACCTGATCAGCGGGAGCGACGTACGCATGGCCGGCGTCCGGGTCGGCACCGTCAAGTCGATCAAGTCGATCTCCGAGGACGGCAACAACCTGGCTCAGGTCTCGTTCACGGTCGACACCGACGTGCCGATGACCACGACGACGGACGTGAAGCTGCAGTACCTCAACCTGGTCGGCCAGCGCTACCTCGATCTGGTCGCGACGCCGGGCGGGACCACTCAGAGCACCGACGACGTGATCCCCACCTCGCGGACCGCTCCGGCGGTGGACCTGACCGCGCTGTTCAACGGGTTCAAGCCGCTGTTCCGCGCGCTGTCGCCGAACGACGTCAACCAGTTCGCCCTCGAGATCATCAAGACCCTGCAGGGCGAGGGCGGCACGGTGCAGGATCTCCTGCAACAGACCGCGTCGCTGACCAACACCGTGGCGCAGCGGGACGCCGCCATCGGCCAGGTCATCGACAACCTGCTCACCGTGCTGAGCACCGTTCAGCATCGCGACGCCGGGCTCAGCGAGACGATCACCCAGCTCCAGCGGCTGGTGACGGGTCTCGCCGGGGACCGCGACGCGATCTCGACCTCACTCGTCAACATCAACGACCTGGCGACCAGTACGGCGAAGCTGCTGACCGGGATCCGCCCGGTCCTGCCCGGCGACCTGAAGAACCTGACCGCCCTCGCAGAGAACCTCAACACGACGAAGGACACCGTCAACAAGGGCGAGAACGCTCTCGCCGCCTTCCTGCAGCGTGAGCCCGCCAAGCTCAACCGGATCATCCGCACCGGCAGCTACGGCGGTTACTTCAACTTCTGGCTGTGCTCGCTGAGCATCGCCGGCCTCCCGGCGCAGCTGCAGCCCAGCGCGTCGCAGTCGCCGTCGTGTCCGGCGGTGACGCAGTGAGACCGTTCCGCGAGCGCAGCCCGCTGCCGATCGGCATCGCGGGTGTCGTCGTCATCATCATCTTGTTGCTGCTCGCCCTCGACGTCGGCAGCCTGCCGTTCATCACGTCCGGGCACACCGTCTACGCCGAGTTCACCGACTCGGCCAGCCTGCAAAGCGGCGACAACGTGAAGGTCGCCGGCGTCCAGGTGGGCAAGGTGACCTCCGTCAAGCTGATGTACGTCCCCGGCGAGGGCAACATCGTCCGGGTCGGCATGAAGGTCAGCGGTGGGCCTCACATCGGCGCGGACACCACGGCGAACATCAAGATCGAGACGCTGCTCGGCCAGGTCTACGTCGCGTTGAACCCGACGCCGAGCGGATCGCTGGCCGACAACACCATCCCGGTCGACCGCACGACCACTCCGACGTCGATCACCGAGGCGTTCATCGGGCTCGGCAAGCGAGCCGGCGAGATCGACGTCAAGCAGCTGGCGAAGTCCTTCGACGTCCTGTCCGACACGTTCAAGAACACCCCCGGCGAGGTGCACGCATCGCTGGTGGGACTCGAGCGGGTGTCTGAGGCCATCGCCTCGCGCAACAACCAGCTGACCTCGCTGCTCGGCAAGGCGAACGACGTCACCACCACCATCGCCTCGCA contains:
- the secE gene encoding preprotein translocase subunit SecE codes for the protein MTQTNESMPTAKSARSGRGKGGKPGYPERISTYNRQVVSELRKVLWPTRNELVTYTVVSVTFVVAMVAFVGALDYGFTKAVFSLFG
- the nusG gene encoding transcription termination/antitermination protein NusG, with translation MTEYAPESDNTEPVGDPAEEAFDAAETAAEGSSYGEAVIDETAADSPAPSIDLTVAETVGENGEELDEVEAFRAKLISLPGDWYVVHTYAGYENRVKTNLESRIASLNMEDYIFDIQVPTQPETIIKAGKRQTVESKVFPGYVLVRMDLTDESWSVVKNTPSVTGFVGTSHPTPLSMADVVKFLAPKPVEAKRAEPVRVVDFSVGESVTVMDGPFATLPATINEINAEAQRLKVLVSIFGRETPVELSFSQVSKI
- the rplK gene encoding 50S ribosomal protein L11 — encoded protein: MPAKKKIAGLIKLQIQAGAATPAPPVGPALGQHGVNIMDFCKQYNAETESQRGNVIPVEITVYEDRTFSFITKTPPAARMILKAAGVEKGSGEPHKTKVASITRDQVREIAQTKMADLNANDLDAAELIIAGTARSMGITVSD
- the rplA gene encoding 50S ribosomal protein L1, translated to MARSKAYEAAAKLIDRDRLYSPSEAVALAKQTSTTKRFDATVEVAMCLGVDPRKADQMVRSTVSLPHGTGKTARVAVFATGEKAEEARAAGADVVGGDELIAELEGGRLDFDAAVATPDLMGKVGRLGRVLGPRGLMPNPKTGTVTMDVGKAVEDIKGGKIEFRVDRQANLHFVIGKTSFTDSQLVDNYVAALDEVLRAKPSTAKGRYIKKVSVSTTMGPGIQVDPTKTRGDEGSDASAPAAPAAPAAEAEETSAE
- the rplL gene encoding 50S ribosomal protein L7/L12, whose translation is MATLTNDEIIEALKEKSLIEISDLVKQFEETFGVSAAAPVAVAAAPAAGGAAAGGEAAGGGDQDEFDVILDAAGDKKIQVIKVVRELTSLGLKEAKDLVDGAPKTVLEKANKESADKAKAALEEAGASVTVK
- a CDS encoding ABC transporter ATP-binding protein — protein: MGVEVKVEGLTKSFGRQVIWEDVSLTLPKGEISVLLGPSGTGKSVFLKHLIGLLRPDRGHVYIEGNDVPNVTERKLYEVRKMFGVLFQDGALFGSMSIYDNVAFPLREHTKKNETEIRGIVMEKLELTGLIGAEQKLPGEISGGMRKRAGLARALVLDPEILLFDEPDSGLDPVRTAYLNQLIVDLNQQISATMLIVTHDINTARTVPDNIGLLYRRHLAMFGPREMLLSSQEPVVRQFLNAQRQGPIGMAEEKDAAELEQERSEGAELPPLPPIPPQIMPTDGRARPTQRPAGQWLREHGVTPPPGSFAGLPGRTPPVSTAPPATTEAEGVRVLRAAPTARRRTTTDSAPAKKTAAKTTAKKTAKKTTSGEPAKKATVRRTAGGSTGATRRRSS
- a CDS encoding ABC transporter permease: MCLDTWVAFWRSVRHLRFQWREMLEQAWFIASVTILPTALVSIPFGAVIALQIGNLARQVGAQSFTGSASVLAILREAAPIVCALLISGAGGSAICADLGSRKIRDEIDAMEVLGISPLERLVVPRVAASAIVAVLLNGLVSVVGVIGGYIFNVMLQHGTPGAYIQSFTALAQLPDLYVGEFKALLFGIMAALVASYKGLNPKGGPKGVGDAVNQSVIIAFMLLFVINFVITQVYFTVVPPKIS
- a CDS encoding ABC transporter permease, translating into MSGLEDAGEQLSFYLRSLGWVWRTLVSYKREVVRLIAEVSLGSGALALIGGSVGVVAFLTFFTGTEVGLEGYQGLQQIGISAFAGFVSAYFNTREITPIVAGLALTATVGAGFTAQLGAMRISEEIDALEVMGIPSIPYLVTTRLIAGLVAVIPLYVVGLVASYFSTRLIVTLYFHQSGGTYDHYFHTFLVPTDVFYSFLKIIIFAIVVMLIHCYYGYYASGGPAGVGVAVGRAVRTSIVAINVIDLFLSLALWGANTTVRIAG
- a CDS encoding MCE family protein, whose translation is MSRSEARLRVKRRLQGVAFLAVIAALLSLTVLIYNKDLPGQGSDTVTLDASRIGNQLIIPADVKYEGVLVGRVSSVHSDGENATLTLQLSKSLIHSIPSNVLARILPKTLFGEKYVDLIRPSSPVGSLQPGATIQEDRSAVAIELQDVFSKLVPVLRAANPAALSVALSNTAEALAGRGETLGKSLTLIDRYFSQLNQDMPNIQHDISGLADLASNYADAAPDLLGILKHFSVTARTFTVKADPYAQFLAGTTGFADTGAGFFKTNGKGLRDLAKYSEGPLNVLSDYSIVLECLPNGLSIFDRERLEHAFGGGELHIDLIPVNSRGEYTQKDHPSLKEFTRAVLPANCYGLPYGNHALHPENSKYPFAPGGNYAQGGYAGSGAATPDATASVFSGSTAGVGSAAEQAEIATLLAEVTGQRPTSDGLADLLLGPMLRGMAVVP
- a CDS encoding MCE family protein, giving the protein MRGNTLGAAIKLIIFALVTILATALLGVVISNRTFGSTKTYKADFTDATDLISGSDVRMAGVRVGTVKSIKSISEDGNNLAQVSFTVDTDVPMTTTTDVKLQYLNLVGQRYLDLVATPGGTTQSTDDVIPTSRTAPAVDLTALFNGFKPLFRALSPNDVNQFALEIIKTLQGEGGTVQDLLQQTASLTNTVAQRDAAIGQVIDNLLTVLSTVQHRDAGLSETITQLQRLVTGLAGDRDAISTSLVNINDLATSTAKLLTGIRPVLPGDLKNLTALAENLNTTKDTVNKGENALAAFLQREPAKLNRIIRTGSYGGYFNFWLCSLSIAGLPAQLQPSASQSPSCPAVTQ
- a CDS encoding MCE family protein codes for the protein MRPFRERSPLPIGIAGVVVIIILLLLALDVGSLPFITSGHTVYAEFTDSASLQSGDNVKVAGVQVGKVTSVKLMYVPGEGNIVRVGMKVSGGPHIGADTTANIKIETLLGQVYVALNPTPSGSLADNTIPVDRTTTPTSITEAFIGLGKRAGEIDVKQLAKSFDVLSDTFKNTPGEVHASLVGLERVSEAIASRNNQLTSLLGKANDVTTTIASHDDEITKLIDDSSLILQTISQQRAVVHQLLVSTAALAHQLTGLVAENRKLIGPALAKLDGTLRILRANQRALDETLHLAAPFVRDFTDTLGTGRWFESTLTNLTDSAGKLSLGNSGNR